The Humulus lupulus chromosome 3, drHumLupu1.1, whole genome shotgun sequence genome window below encodes:
- the LOC133822286 gene encoding stemmadenine O-acetyltransferase-like — MKLEVQVIYEERIKPSSPTPDELRRYQLSFLDQIAPPVYMPLVLFFPKRPDCDLTREQRCNRVKHSLSKALTLYYPLAGKVNEAELCVDCHDEGAYFVEAEANCHLFQILENPDPNEMEMFLAVEVADDRVNELPIGVKVTFFACDGMAISLCLNHKLGDALSFIMFLNAWSALARNQNDDVCTTPPPLSSAELFPPKELAGYASKHGIMKNNIVTKRFVFQADKILELRDKYADKSSVEFTRRPTRVEALSSFIWRRLMISTRPKDQTDDNRVFTVLHAINLRTRVDPPLPENYFGNISRIAISVPPLEPNKDGNYTIVSHVRNSIKQIDAQFVKKLQKEDDHLSFLKKRLADFKSGQVVSFSFTSLCRFPIYEADFGWGKPAYVGSARLSYKNLVAFFDTKSGDGIEAWVNLLSEDMAKFEADPEILAYVSPNPILNKANI; from the coding sequence atgaAGCTTGAGGTACAAGTTATTTACGAAGAGAGAATCAAACCCTCGTCTCCAACCCCAGATGAGCTCCGCCGTTACCAGCTCTCTTTCCTGGACCAAATTGCCCCTCCAGTTTACATGCCGCTGGTTCTCTTCTTCCCCAAACGCCCAGATTGTGATCTCACCAGGGAACAACGCTGCAACCGTGTCAAGCATTCCTTATCCAAGGCCTTAACCCTTTACTATCCACTAGCTGGTAAAGTCAACGAAGCTGAGCTCTGCGTTGACTGTCACGACGAAGGAGCTTACTTCGTCGAGGCCGAGGCAAACTGCCACCTTTTTCAGATTCTCGAAAACCCTGATCCAAACGAGATGGAGATGTTTCTAGCTGTGGAGGTAGCCGACGACAGAGTCAACGAGCTTCCCATCGGAGTCAAAGTCACGTTCTTCGCCTGCGACGGCATGGCCATCAGTCTCTGCCTCAACCACAAACTCGGCGACGCCTTGTCGTTTATCATGTTCCTCAACGCATGGTCGGCCCTCGCTAGAAACCAAAACGACGACGTTTGCACAACCCCTCCTCCCTTGAGCTCCGCCGAGCTTTTCCCGCCGAAAGAGCTGGCTGGCTACGCCTCCAAACACGGTATTATGAAGAACAATATCGTGACAAAGAGGTTTGTGTTCCAAGCCGATAAGATCTTGGAGCTGAGAGACAAGTACGCCGACAAGAGCAGCGTCGAGTTCACACGTAGGCCCACACGTGTGGAAGCCTTGTCCTCTTTCATTTGGCGGCGGTTGATGATATCCACTCGACCGAAAGACCAAACTGACGATAACAGAGTGTTCACTGTTCTTCATGCTATCAACCTCCGTACTAGGGTTGACCCACCGTTGCCGGAGAACTATTTCGGTAACATAAGCAGAATAGCGATATCGGTGCCGCCGTTGGAGCCGAACAAGGACGGGAACTACACCATAGTGAGCCACGTTAGGAATTCGATCAAACAGATTGATGCCCAGTTCGTTAAGAAGCTTCAGAAAGAAGATGATCACTTGAGTTTCTTGAAAAAAAGACTGGCCGATTTCAAGAGCGGTCAAGTTGTTTCGTTTAGCTTCACCAGTCTTTGTAGGTTTCCGATATACGAGGCCGATTTCGGGTGGGGAAAACCCGCTTACGTCGGGTCGGCTAGATTGTCTTACAAGAATTTGGTGGCTTTCTTTGATACAAAGTCCGGTGATGGAATTGAGGCTTGGGTTAACTTGTTGAGTGAGGACATGGCTAAGTTCGAAGCTGACCCGGAGATCCTTGCTTATGTTTCGCCAAATCCAATCCTTAACAAAGCaaatatttga